One part of the Streptomyces lydicus genome encodes these proteins:
- a CDS encoding ADP-ribosylglycohydrolase family protein: protein MSAAHPEPPLPGSPDAAGDAVRDRARGALLGLAVGDALGAPAENMKPSQIRQRWGRIEGYVEDDPAGTDDTEYAIFSGLLLAAHGSALTVAHVEAAWHQWIADRDEGPFRGAGFSERGTLENLRRGLAAPISAQHRHAWSDGLAMRAAPFGVFAAGRPAEAARLVAVDGTVSHDGEGIYGGRAVAAGVAAAMVALPQGPSTLPRSAHRPSGRSAVGPGGTPGTDTVIAAALSVVPEDSWTARSLRRAIGAAQRCRHDPGITPLGIERAVRSAVVVGGYPWTDLAPEAVGLAFGAFAAAHGDFAGSVLTAVNMGRDADTTAAVAGALAGALCGAAAIPETWAAAIGPARGSCLPSMAGYHVLDIADLLAPGGAAAAPDPRAVTGAATGAAYGTDTGAGAPAGVRAG, encoded by the coding sequence ATGAGCGCAGCGCACCCCGAGCCCCCGCTGCCGGGCTCTCCCGACGCCGCCGGCGACGCCGTCCGCGACCGGGCCCGCGGCGCGCTGCTGGGACTCGCCGTCGGGGACGCGCTCGGCGCGCCCGCGGAGAACATGAAGCCCTCGCAGATCCGGCAGCGGTGGGGCCGCATCGAGGGCTACGTCGAGGACGATCCGGCCGGTACCGACGACACCGAGTACGCCATCTTCTCGGGGCTGCTGCTGGCCGCGCACGGCTCGGCACTGACCGTCGCGCACGTGGAGGCGGCCTGGCACCAGTGGATCGCCGACCGCGACGAGGGGCCGTTCCGCGGCGCCGGCTTCAGCGAGCGCGGCACCCTGGAGAACCTGCGCCGCGGGCTGGCCGCCCCGATCTCCGCCCAGCACCGGCACGCCTGGAGCGACGGGCTGGCGATGCGCGCCGCGCCGTTCGGGGTGTTCGCCGCCGGACGCCCCGCCGAGGCCGCGCGGCTGGTCGCCGTCGACGGCACGGTCAGCCATGACGGCGAGGGGATCTACGGCGGCCGGGCGGTGGCCGCGGGGGTCGCCGCCGCGATGGTCGCCCTCCCCCAAGGACCTTCGACGCTCCCCCGGTCCGCACACCGTCCGAGCGGGCGGAGCGCCGTCGGGCCGGGGGGCACCCCCGGCACCGACACGGTGATCGCCGCCGCCCTGTCGGTCGTACCGGAGGACTCCTGGACCGCCCGCTCGCTGCGCCGCGCTATCGGCGCCGCCCAGCGCTGCCGGCACGATCCGGGCATCACCCCGCTGGGCATCGAGCGGGCGGTGCGCTCCGCCGTCGTGGTCGGCGGCTACCCCTGGACGGACCTGGCACCGGAGGCCGTCGGGCTGGCCTTCGGCGCGTTCGCGGCGGCCCACGGCGACTTCGCCGGGTCGGTGCTGACGGCGGTCAACATGGGCCGCGACGCCGACACCACGGCGGCGGTGGCCGGCGCGCTGGCCGGGGCGCTGTGCGGCGCCGCCGCCATCCCGGAGACCTGGGCCGCCGCCATCGGCCCGGCGCGCGGCAGCTGTCTGCCGTCGATGGCCGGCTACCACGTCCTGGACATCGCCGACCTGCTGGCACCGGGCGGCGCGGCCGCCGCACCGGACCCCCGGGCCGTGACAGGGGCCGCGACGGGGGCCGCGTACGGGACGGACACCGGGGCCGGCGCCCCGGCCGGGGTGCGGGCCGGATGA
- a CDS encoding HpcH/HpaI aldolase/citrate lyase family protein, whose product MRPTPPLSREPSVGTPLTWLYVPGDRPEVVAKALDCGADVVVVDLEDAVAPDRKERALRATAELLSDPAPGTAPVHVRVNALDGPLAETEIRTLAALPGLAGLRLPKVQGPADIHRAAGWATTAAGPAAGRALAGRLATGRRARTPGAAVAPLTTGTARPTRTARAARTAGSATATLTPAAPAPAALPATPALYALLESALGIEHAFAIATAHPALRGIALGEADLATELGVRDEAGLAWPRSRTVVAARAAGLAPPPQSVYPDVADLDGLARSCARGRALGFLGRAAIHPRQLPVIEAAHLPSPEEVEAAAEIVRAAGGEGGAQALPDGRFVDAAVVAGARRVLSLAERRG is encoded by the coding sequence GTGAGGCCGACCCCGCCGCTGTCCCGGGAGCCTTCCGTCGGTACGCCGCTGACCTGGCTCTACGTTCCGGGTGACCGCCCCGAGGTGGTGGCCAAGGCGCTGGACTGCGGGGCGGATGTGGTGGTCGTCGACCTGGAGGACGCGGTCGCGCCGGACCGCAAGGAGCGTGCGCTGCGGGCCACCGCCGAGCTGCTGAGCGATCCGGCGCCGGGGACCGCACCGGTTCACGTCCGGGTCAACGCGCTCGACGGTCCCCTCGCCGAGACCGAGATCCGCACCCTGGCCGCGCTGCCGGGCCTGGCCGGGCTGCGGCTGCCGAAGGTGCAGGGCCCGGCCGACATCCACCGGGCGGCGGGCTGGGCGACCACCGCCGCCGGGCCGGCCGCCGGCCGGGCCCTGGCCGGCCGGCTCGCCACCGGGCGGCGGGCCCGCACCCCCGGGGCCGCGGTCGCGCCCCTCACCACCGGCACCGCCCGCCCCACCCGTACGGCTCGCGCCGCCCGTACGGCCGGCAGTGCCACCGCCACCCTCACCCCCGCCGCCCCGGCCCCCGCGGCGCTGCCCGCCACCCCGGCGCTCTACGCCCTGCTGGAATCCGCGCTGGGCATCGAGCACGCCTTCGCGATCGCCACCGCGCACCCGGCGCTGCGCGGGATCGCCCTGGGCGAGGCCGACCTGGCCACCGAGCTGGGCGTACGGGACGAGGCGGGGCTGGCCTGGCCGCGCAGCCGGACGGTGGTCGCGGCCCGGGCGGCCGGGCTGGCCCCGCCGCCGCAGTCGGTCTACCCGGACGTGGCGGACCTGGACGGGCTGGCCCGGTCCTGCGCCCGGGGACGGGCGCTGGGGTTCCTGGGCCGGGCCGCCATCCATCCGCGCCAGCTCCCGGTGATCGAGGCGGCGCATCTGCCCTCGCCGGAGGAGGTCGAGGCGGCGGCGGAGATCGTCCGGGCGGCCGGCGGGGAGGGCGGGGCCCAGGCGCTGCCGGACGGCCGGTTCGTGGACGCGGCGGTGGTCGCGGGCGCGCGACGGGTGCTGTCGCTGGCCGAACGGCGGGGCTGA
- a CDS encoding CaiB/BaiF CoA transferase family protein produces MTDPSPSGNPPSGSLSADGEPAAPGPAPASGPLAGLRVLDLATLFAGPLAATLLGDFGAEVIKVEHPRRPDPSRGHGPAKDGIGLWWKLLGRNKKTLTLDLSHPGGRDVLLRLAAGTDVIIENFRPGTLEKWGLGWEELSAVNPRLVLARVTGFGQFGPYARRPGFGTLAEAMSGFAAITGEPDGPPTLPPFGLADAITALTTAYAVMAALRARDTGGRGQVVDLALIEPMLTVLGPHPLWYDQLGHVQPRTGNRSANVAPRNTYRTADGSWVVVSTSAESVAARVMRLVGRPEVIDEPWFGTGAGRARHADELDAAVGDWIARRDRAEVLAAFEKAEAAVAPVYDIRDVLADPQYRALGSITEVPDEELGTVRMQNVLFRLSETPGAIRWAGRPHGADTDEVLAGLGLGEAEIAGLRGAGAL; encoded by the coding sequence ATGACCGACCCGTCCCCGTCCGGGAACCCCCCGTCCGGGTCCCTGTCCGCCGACGGCGAGCCGGCCGCCCCGGGGCCGGCCCCCGCCTCGGGCCCGCTCGCCGGGCTGCGGGTGCTGGACCTCGCCACGCTCTTCGCCGGGCCGCTCGCCGCCACCCTGCTCGGGGACTTCGGCGCCGAGGTGATCAAGGTCGAGCACCCGCGGCGGCCCGACCCCTCGCGCGGCCACGGGCCCGCCAAGGACGGCATCGGGCTGTGGTGGAAGCTGCTGGGCCGCAACAAGAAGACCCTCACGCTCGACCTGTCCCACCCGGGCGGCCGGGACGTCCTGCTGCGGCTCGCGGCCGGCACCGACGTCATCATCGAGAACTTCCGGCCCGGCACGCTGGAGAAGTGGGGCCTGGGCTGGGAGGAGCTGTCCGCGGTCAACCCGCGGCTGGTGCTGGCCCGGGTCACCGGCTTCGGCCAGTTCGGGCCCTACGCCCGACGCCCCGGCTTCGGCACGCTCGCCGAGGCGATGAGCGGATTCGCCGCGATCACCGGCGAGCCGGACGGGCCGCCGACCCTGCCGCCGTTCGGCCTCGCCGACGCGATCACCGCGCTGACCACGGCGTACGCGGTGATGGCCGCGCTGCGGGCCCGGGACACCGGCGGCCGCGGCCAGGTCGTCGACCTGGCGCTGATCGAGCCGATGCTGACCGTGCTGGGCCCGCACCCGCTCTGGTACGACCAGCTCGGCCACGTCCAGCCGCGTACCGGCAACCGCTCCGCCAACGTCGCGCCCCGCAACACCTACCGCACCGCCGACGGGTCCTGGGTGGTGGTCTCCACCTCCGCGGAGTCCGTCGCCGCGCGGGTGATGCGGCTGGTCGGCCGCCCCGAGGTGATCGACGAGCCCTGGTTCGGGACCGGCGCGGGCCGCGCCCGGCACGCCGACGAGCTGGACGCGGCGGTCGGCGACTGGATCGCCCGCCGCGACCGGGCCGAGGTGCTGGCCGCCTTCGAGAAGGCCGAGGCGGCCGTCGCGCCCGTCTACGACATCCGCGACGTGCTGGCGGACCCGCAGTACCGGGCGCTGGGATCGATCACCGAGGTGCCCGACGAGGAGCTGGGCACGGTGCGGATGCAGAACGTCCTCTTCCGGCTCTCCGAGACGCCCGGCGCCATCCGGTGGGCGGGCCGGCCGCACGGCGCGGACACCGACGAGGTGCTGGCCGGGCTCGGGCTGGGCGAGGCGGAGATCGCCGGGCTGCGCGGGGCGGGCGCGCTGTGA
- a CDS encoding VIT1/CCC1 transporter family protein, translating into MEIMDAAAPTHVAHRDNHTHRDVNGGWLRPAVFGAMDGLVSNLALMTGVAGGALSQQTIIITGLAGLAAGAFSMAAGEYTSVASQRELVQAELDVERAELRKHPADELEELAALYESRGVEPALARQVAEQLSKDPEQALEIHAREELGIDPSDLPSPAVAAISSFGSFALGALLPVLPYLLGASAIWPAVLLALVGLFACGAVVARVTARSWWFSGLRQLALGGAAAGVTYALGALFGTVVG; encoded by the coding sequence ATGGAGATCATGGACGCCGCGGCACCGACGCATGTGGCGCACCGCGACAACCACACCCACCGCGATGTGAACGGCGGCTGGCTGCGCCCCGCCGTCTTCGGCGCGATGGACGGGCTGGTCTCGAACCTCGCCCTGATGACGGGCGTCGCGGGCGGCGCCCTGTCGCAGCAGACGATCATCATCACCGGCCTGGCGGGCCTCGCCGCCGGTGCCTTCTCGATGGCCGCGGGTGAGTACACCTCGGTCGCCTCGCAGCGCGAGCTGGTGCAGGCCGAGCTGGACGTCGAGCGCGCCGAGCTGCGCAAGCACCCCGCGGACGAGCTGGAGGAACTCGCCGCGCTCTACGAGTCCCGCGGCGTCGAGCCGGCCCTCGCGCGCCAGGTCGCCGAGCAGCTTTCGAAGGATCCCGAGCAGGCCCTGGAGATTCACGCCCGCGAGGAATTGGGTATTGACCCCTCGGACCTTCCGTCGCCGGCCGTGGCCGCCATTTCTTCCTTCGGTTCCTTTGCTCTCGGCGCGCTTTTGCCTGTTCTTCCTTACCTGTTGGGTGCCTCCGCGATCTGGCCCGCGGTACTGCTCGCACTGGTCGGACTCTTCGCCTGCGGTGCCGTCGTGGCGCGGGTGACGGCACGCTCCTGGTGGTTCAGCGGACTGCGTCAACTCGCCCTGGGCGGCGCCGCCGCGGGGGTGACCTACGCCCTGGGAGCGCTCTTCGGCACCGTCGTGGGGTGA
- a CDS encoding ADP-ribosylglycohydrolase family protein: MTYTSERTPGVPGVPDTQATQALPITSLKPAVTPVTGGLAATPVAPPGTPVTTAPPGAPATPSLEDRAIGALVGAAVGDALGGPVEGRTPEEIVKRHGGPVDGIVGPFHDDWRTARPLAPYHKGDGHVTDDTLMTHALVRVYESVRDHLDAYDIADHLVPDLIGTPRWIPELEAEALPLQRIFLAEKWIVARLHYGHADPREAGVGNIVNCGAAMYMAPVGVVNAGNPDRAYAEALDVAGAHQSSYGREAAGVFAAAVAAAFMPEATPSSVVVQALRLAKDGTRAAIEAVCEAAAAAAGDPASAGAALRAAVAPFDTVGPDYRNPSLGARRPSRLHSVEELPIALGMLLVGRGDYRTTVLGSVNYGRDCDSIATMSGALAGALRGASAVPDEWSREVARASRLDLQAPGAALATVAREVFTRDRARARTHEQAFTAISAIPAMTEAGAR, translated from the coding sequence ATGACGTACACCAGCGAGCGGACACCCGGCGTGCCGGGCGTCCCCGACACCCAGGCCACCCAGGCCCTGCCGATCACCTCCCTGAAGCCCGCCGTCACCCCCGTCACCGGCGGCCTCGCCGCTACGCCCGTCGCACCGCCCGGTACGCCCGTCACCACCGCCCCGCCCGGAGCGCCCGCCACGCCGTCCCTGGAGGACCGGGCGATCGGCGCGCTGGTCGGCGCGGCCGTCGGCGACGCGCTCGGCGGGCCCGTCGAGGGCCGCACGCCCGAGGAGATCGTCAAGCGCCACGGCGGCCCGGTCGACGGCATCGTCGGCCCGTTCCACGACGACTGGCGCACCGCCCGGCCGCTCGCCCCGTACCACAAGGGCGACGGGCACGTCACCGACGACACCCTGATGACCCATGCGCTGGTCCGGGTCTACGAGTCGGTGCGCGACCACCTCGACGCCTACGACATCGCCGACCACCTCGTGCCGGACCTCATCGGCACCCCGCGCTGGATCCCGGAGCTGGAGGCGGAGGCGCTGCCGCTGCAACGGATCTTCCTCGCCGAGAAGTGGATCGTGGCGCGGCTGCACTACGGCCACGCCGACCCGCGCGAGGCCGGCGTCGGAAACATCGTCAACTGCGGTGCGGCGATGTACATGGCGCCGGTCGGCGTGGTCAACGCCGGCAATCCCGACCGGGCCTACGCCGAGGCACTGGATGTCGCCGGCGCCCACCAGTCCTCGTACGGGCGGGAGGCTGCCGGGGTGTTCGCCGCGGCGGTGGCCGCCGCCTTCATGCCCGAGGCCACCCCGTCCTCGGTCGTCGTCCAGGCACTGCGGCTGGCCAAGGACGGCACCCGCGCCGCGATCGAGGCGGTCTGCGAGGCCGCCGCGGCCGCGGCCGGCGACCCCGCCTCGGCGGGCGCGGCGCTGCGGGCAGCGGTCGCCCCGTTCGACACCGTCGGACCGGACTACCGCAACCCCTCGCTCGGCGCCCGCCGCCCCTCCCGGCTGCACTCCGTCGAGGAACTCCCCATCGCCCTGGGCATGTTGCTGGTCGGCCGCGGCGACTACCGGACCACCGTCCTCGGCTCGGTCAACTACGGCCGGGACTGCGACTCGATCGCCACGATGAGCGGTGCGCTGGCCGGCGCGCTGCGCGGCGCCTCGGCGGTGCCGGACGAGTGGAGCCGCGAGGTCGCCCGCGCCAGCCGGCTCGACCTGCAGGCCCCCGGCGCCGCGCTGGCCACCGTCGCCCGGGAGGTCTTCACCCGCGACCGGGCCCGGGCCCGCACCCACGAGCAGGCGTTCACCGCCATCTCGGCGATCCCGGCGATGACGGAGGCCGGCGCCCGGTGA
- a CDS encoding ADP-ribosylglycohydrolase family protein — MTTTAAGAARTAPAATGPPLRVTWVQPEDLLGHELRQAAEDGRDAAGIARRWQAAGGPPAPDRAGASPGPADPSLRRLATALLDELALLPCPLADAEPTDLTAIQRACASWPLPRAVGTRPDPERTAARLEAAWLGRAAGCLLGKPVEKLPLDGIRALARSTGNWPLASYFTGAGLDPEVAARYPWNRRSAATSLAENIDGMPEDDDLGYPLLGLLLLERHGPGFTTADVARLWLEELPAGRTFTAERVAYRNLLDGIEPPHTARHRNPFREWIGAQIRADVHGWTRPGDPAGAAAQAWRDAVLSHTGNGVYAAMFTAAALAEAAGGRADVHGALRAGLAVIPPRSRLARAVRLGIAAAREEPTGTAEGFAAVADRLHTVHGHHHWVHAVPNAALLAAALTHADGDFAGSICRAVSGGWDTDSNGATAGSLTGLLAGSPAALPERWTAPLRGRLTAGVGGQAVHAFGTLARRTAALVVRTPDRPEALAP, encoded by the coding sequence GTGACGACCACGGCTGCGGGCGCCGCCCGGACGGCGCCCGCCGCGACCGGCCCGCCGCTCCGGGTGACCTGGGTGCAGCCCGAGGACCTGCTCGGGCACGAGCTGCGGCAGGCGGCGGAGGACGGCCGGGACGCCGCCGGGATCGCCCGCCGCTGGCAGGCGGCGGGCGGCCCCCCGGCGCCGGACCGGGCGGGCGCCTCCCCCGGGCCCGCCGACCCGTCCCTGCGCCGGCTCGCGACCGCGCTCCTCGACGAACTCGCCCTGCTGCCTTGCCCGTTGGCGGACGCCGAGCCGACCGACCTGACGGCGATTCAGCGGGCCTGCGCGTCCTGGCCGTTGCCCCGGGCCGTCGGGACGCGGCCGGACCCGGAGCGTACGGCGGCTCGGCTGGAGGCCGCCTGGCTGGGGCGGGCGGCCGGCTGCCTGCTGGGCAAGCCGGTGGAGAAACTACCGCTCGACGGGATCCGCGCGCTCGCCCGCTCGACCGGGAACTGGCCACTGGCCTCGTACTTCACCGGGGCCGGGCTCGACCCCGAGGTCGCCGCCCGGTACCCGTGGAACCGCCGCAGCGCCGCCACCTCGCTCGCCGAGAACATCGACGGGATGCCCGAGGACGACGACCTCGGCTACCCGCTGCTGGGCCTGCTGCTCCTCGAACGTCACGGCCCCGGCTTCACCACCGCGGACGTCGCACGGCTGTGGCTGGAGGAGCTGCCGGCCGGCCGCACCTTCACCGCCGAACGCGTCGCGTACCGCAACCTCCTGGACGGCATCGAGCCGCCGCACACCGCACGGCACCGCAATCCGTTCCGCGAGTGGATCGGCGCGCAGATCCGGGCCGACGTCCACGGCTGGACCCGGCCCGGCGACCCGGCGGGCGCCGCCGCGCAGGCGTGGCGGGACGCCGTGCTCAGCCACACCGGGAACGGGGTGTACGCGGCGATGTTCACGGCCGCCGCGCTCGCCGAGGCGGCCGGCGGCCGGGCCGATGTGCACGGCGCGCTGCGGGCCGGGCTCGCCGTGATCCCCCCGCGGTCCCGGCTCGCCCGGGCCGTCCGCCTGGGCATCGCGGCCGCGCGGGAGGAACCGACCGGTACGGCGGAGGGCTTCGCGGCCGTCGCCGACCGGCTGCACACCGTCCACGGGCACCACCACTGGGTGCACGCGGTGCCGAACGCCGCGCTGCTGGCCGCCGCGCTCACCCATGCCGACGGCGACTTCGCCGGCTCCATCTGCCGCGCGGTGTCCGGCGGTTGGGACACCGACTCCAACGGCGCGACGGCCGGTTCGCTGACCGGGCTGCTCGCCGGTTCGCCCGCCGCGCTGCCCGAACGCTGGACGGCGCCGCTGCGCGGCCGGCTCACCGCCGGCGTCGGCGGGCAGGCCGTACACGCCTTCGGCACCCTCGCCCGGCGCACCGCCGCACTCGTCGTCCGCACCCCCGACCGACCGGAGGCCCTGGCACCATGA
- a CDS encoding ADP-ribosylglycohydrolase family protein, giving the protein MSGRPGPGRAADPAPARPGEPAGARCRIEGLLLGLAAGDAAGWPAARHRAARMPEWTRRLTRELDTFAEQNATTTLPVPIALNQPPEPLRLGPSDDAEWAAFTAESVLTAADALLSDLGRDRRMRAALDLAWNALANEVAAAADRAPEVESAVLPLRARISVRAGLGNLAAGLRPPATGHDNPHFFDDAACVRAAVLAVVHPGEPAAAADLAEYDARYTQDGDGVHGARATAAAVAVALGGRPAADCVDAALGQLPEGTEIRRNALHAVRLAEAVAADRPGRRGPRGHGHGFALVPVLEHEIVDHVYSYGIAAAETVPVALALALATDGQVTEAVPAAACLSRVADSAPALAGALTGALGGSAALPRTWRDACRVLSGCALPRLAGTDLVELAGLLARTELTAPQPPPGTAAEARPGPHHSPTAPSVEGLIRT; this is encoded by the coding sequence ATGAGCGGCCGGCCCGGCCCGGGGCGGGCCGCCGACCCGGCCCCGGCCCGCCCGGGAGAGCCGGCCGGCGCCCGGTGCCGCATCGAGGGGCTGCTGCTGGGGCTGGCCGCCGGGGACGCCGCGGGCTGGCCCGCGGCACGGCACCGGGCCGCGCGGATGCCGGAGTGGACCCGCCGGCTCACCCGCGAGCTGGACACCTTCGCCGAGCAGAACGCCACCACCACGCTGCCGGTGCCGATCGCGCTCAACCAGCCGCCCGAGCCGCTGCGCCTCGGCCCGTCCGACGACGCCGAGTGGGCGGCCTTCACCGCGGAGTCGGTGCTCACCGCCGCCGACGCGCTGCTCAGCGACCTGGGGCGGGACCGCCGGATGCGGGCCGCGCTCGACCTCGCCTGGAACGCGCTGGCCAACGAGGTCGCCGCGGCCGCCGACCGGGCGCCCGAGGTGGAGTCCGCGGTGCTGCCGCTGCGCGCCCGGATCTCCGTACGGGCCGGGCTCGGCAACCTCGCCGCCGGGCTGCGGCCGCCCGCCACCGGCCACGACAACCCGCACTTCTTCGACGACGCGGCCTGCGTGCGGGCCGCCGTCCTCGCCGTGGTGCATCCCGGCGAGCCGGCCGCGGCCGCCGACCTGGCGGAGTACGACGCGCGCTACACCCAGGACGGCGACGGGGTGCACGGCGCCCGGGCGACGGCCGCGGCGGTCGCCGTCGCGCTGGGCGGCCGGCCGGCCGCCGACTGCGTGGACGCCGCCCTCGGGCAGCTGCCCGAGGGCACCGAGATCCGCCGCAACGCGCTGCACGCGGTGCGGCTGGCCGAGGCCGTCGCCGCCGACCGCCCGGGCCGCCGGGGGCCCCGCGGCCACGGCCACGGCTTCGCCCTGGTGCCGGTGCTGGAACACGAGATCGTCGACCACGTCTACAGCTACGGCATCGCCGCCGCCGAGACCGTGCCCGTGGCGCTGGCCCTCGCCCTGGCCACCGACGGGCAGGTCACCGAGGCGGTACCGGCCGCCGCCTGCCTCTCCCGGGTCGCCGACTCCGCGCCCGCCCTCGCCGGGGCGCTGACCGGCGCGCTCGGTGGCAGCGCCGCCCTGCCGCGCACCTGGCGCGACGCCTGCCGGGTGCTCTCCGGCTGCGCGCTGCCGCGGCTGGCCGGCACGGACCTGGTCGAGCTGGCCGGACTGCTCGCCCGCACCGAGCTGACCGCCCCGCAGCCCCCGCCCGGCACCGCCGCCGAGGCCCGCCCGGGCCCGCACCACTCCCCCACCGCGCCCTCCGTGGAAGGACTCATCCGGACATGA
- the lgt gene encoding prolipoprotein diacylglyceryl transferase has translation MDLAFIPSPSVGVVHLGPIPLRGYAFCIIIGVFVGVWLGNKRWIQRGGRSGTVADIAVWAVPFGLVGGRLYHVITTYEPYFGKNGHPLDAFKVWEGGLGIWGAVALGAVGAWIGCRRRGIPMPAYADALAPGLALGQAIGRWGNWFNQELYGKPTDVPWALKISSDPAIGRVGGTYHPTFLYECLWCIGVAALVIWADKRFRLGHGRAFALYVAAYCAGRAWIEYMRVDEAHHILGLRLNVWTALIVFVLAVVYFVVSAKRAPGREEVVEPGALEERAAAEAAAAESAGKDGDAATDADAPTDADGAEAPAKTPAAKSPAESPAGEADAADADSKPAGSGSTKKS, from the coding sequence ATGGACCTCGCATTCATTCCCAGCCCGTCGGTTGGCGTCGTACATCTCGGCCCGATCCCGCTGCGCGGCTACGCGTTCTGCATCATCATCGGCGTCTTCGTCGGCGTCTGGCTCGGCAACAAGCGCTGGATCCAGCGCGGTGGCCGCTCCGGCACGGTCGCGGACATCGCCGTATGGGCCGTGCCCTTCGGGCTGGTCGGCGGCCGTCTCTACCACGTCATCACGACGTACGAACCGTACTTCGGCAAGAACGGCCACCCGCTCGACGCCTTCAAGGTGTGGGAGGGCGGCCTCGGCATCTGGGGCGCGGTCGCGCTCGGCGCGGTGGGCGCCTGGATCGGCTGCCGCCGCCGCGGCATCCCGATGCCGGCCTACGCCGACGCACTGGCACCGGGCCTGGCGCTCGGTCAGGCGATCGGCCGCTGGGGCAACTGGTTCAACCAGGAGCTGTACGGCAAGCCGACCGATGTCCCGTGGGCGCTGAAGATCAGCTCCGACCCGGCCATCGGCCGCGTCGGCGGCACCTACCACCCGACCTTCCTCTACGAGTGCCTGTGGTGCATCGGCGTCGCGGCGCTGGTGATCTGGGCCGACAAGCGCTTCCGGCTCGGCCACGGACGGGCCTTCGCGCTGTACGTCGCCGCCTACTGCGCCGGCCGCGCCTGGATCGAGTACATGCGGGTCGACGAGGCGCACCACATCCTGGGCCTGCGGCTGAACGTGTGGACCGCGCTGATCGTCTTCGTGCTGGCCGTCGTCTACTTCGTGGTCTCCGCCAAGCGGGCGCCCGGACGGGAAGAGGTCGTCGAGCCCGGCGCGCTGGAGGAGCGTGCGGCGGCCGAGGCCGCCGCCGCGGAGAGCGCCGGGAAGGACGGCGACGCCGCCACGGACGCCGACGCCCCCACGGACGCCGACGGCGCCGAGGCCCCGGCCAAGACACCCGCCGCGAAGTCCCCGGCGGAGAGCCCGGCCGGGGAAGCGGACGCGGCGGACGCCGACTCCAAGCCCGCCGGAAGCGGCAGCACCAAGAAGTCCTGA